A single window of Chitinophaga sp. XS-30 DNA harbors:
- a CDS encoding glycosyl hydrolase, producing MLKRNHLVLLMLLVLSTASAQVKWPAVTQTAKPWTRWWWEGSAVNRQGLTAAMEAYAKAGLGGLEITPIYGVKGYEQQFIPYLTPSWMDMLQHTLQEGKRLGLGIDMATGTGWPFGGPWITEAEASKYLAHKVYTLKAGEQLGGPVQYMQEPILRSANPQSRIQIAQLKEPVTANADLQLLALDQVRFAKPLPLVCLMAYDDQGKATDITNKVGGDGKLSWSSSRPHTLYALFQGWHGKMVERAAPGGEGLAIDHFSLPAIEHYLGYFDRSFTGYDLSGLRSFFNDSYEVDDARGEANWTPGFFDAFLKKRGYDLREQLPALLAKDPRVLYDYRMAISALLLEKFTKPWHAWAAAKGKLIRNQSHGSPSNILDLYDAIDIPETEGTDILRFKFATSAANVSGKPLASAEAATWLNEHFLSSLGDVKMAMDKYFVGGVNHIFYHGTNYSPQNEPWPGWLFYAAVHFTPANPFWKDFGALNSYVARCQSFLQQSKSDNDILLYFPFHDRNSQPGRAMLHHFDGMEGFDGTYFKQAGEELLEEGYTFDLISDLQLQKTVAEKGKVRTSGGATYQAVLLADVKYLPLETLEKLRDLAQSGVTILMFENMPQDVPGFYRLEERRAAFRKAMKELAACKTVHLNNHLSELMHAGKIRQEHIPGLMFTRKAYDKGHYYFLSNPGQSRFRDYVTLSSKARAALVFDPMLESAGVAITQNAPNGTLQVYVDLEPGESCILQTSATPLKGALFPYTTPAGPATVLDSEWEVKFVEGGPSLPSSTKVKQLSSWTKWPLEGTAQFSGTAIYTTTFNKPATTADAYELDLGQVNESASIILNGKKMATLIGPVFKLNIPSTELKAVNTLQVTVTNSMANRIADMDKKGLPWKKFYNTNMPARLAENRGADGLFTAAGWQPRTSGLTGPVTLTPVKALSAGAMRTRR from the coding sequence ATGCTGAAACGAAACCATCTTGTTTTATTGATGTTGCTGGTGTTGAGCACGGCATCCGCCCAGGTCAAATGGCCGGCTGTTACCCAGACCGCAAAGCCCTGGACCCGCTGGTGGTGGGAAGGTAGCGCAGTTAACAGGCAGGGCCTGACCGCTGCCATGGAGGCCTATGCGAAGGCCGGGCTCGGCGGCCTCGAGATCACACCGATCTATGGCGTAAAGGGATATGAACAACAATTTATTCCTTATCTCACACCTTCCTGGATGGACATGCTGCAGCATACGCTGCAGGAAGGCAAACGCCTGGGCCTGGGCATTGACATGGCTACCGGCACAGGATGGCCTTTCGGTGGCCCCTGGATAACCGAAGCGGAAGCCAGCAAATACCTGGCCCACAAAGTTTATACCCTGAAAGCAGGAGAACAGTTGGGAGGACCGGTGCAATACATGCAGGAACCCATCCTGCGGTCCGCCAACCCCCAATCCCGCATACAGATCGCTCAATTAAAAGAACCGGTGACCGCAAACGCTGATCTGCAATTGCTGGCGCTGGACCAGGTGCGTTTCGCCAAACCGCTGCCGCTGGTATGCCTCATGGCATATGACGATCAAGGGAAGGCCACGGATATTACAAACAAAGTGGGCGGCGATGGAAAACTGAGCTGGTCTTCTTCCAGGCCGCATACACTTTATGCACTCTTCCAGGGATGGCATGGCAAGATGGTGGAACGTGCCGCCCCTGGCGGTGAAGGGCTGGCCATCGATCACTTTTCACTGCCGGCTATCGAACATTATCTTGGTTATTTTGACAGATCCTTTACCGGGTACGATCTCTCCGGCCTGCGCAGTTTTTTCAACGATTCCTATGAAGTGGATGATGCGCGTGGCGAAGCGAACTGGACGCCGGGCTTCTTTGATGCTTTTCTGAAGAAACGGGGATACGATCTGCGGGAACAGTTGCCTGCATTGCTGGCAAAAGATCCGCGTGTATTGTACGATTACCGCATGGCTATTTCAGCACTGCTGCTGGAGAAATTTACAAAGCCCTGGCATGCCTGGGCAGCGGCCAAAGGCAAGCTGATCCGCAACCAGAGCCACGGCTCCCCGTCCAATATCCTTGATCTTTATGATGCCATCGATATCCCGGAAACGGAAGGCACGGACATCCTGCGTTTCAAGTTCGCCACATCCGCCGCCAATGTATCCGGCAAGCCGCTGGCCTCCGCCGAGGCGGCCACCTGGCTGAATGAGCATTTTCTGTCATCGCTGGGTGATGTGAAGATGGCGATGGACAAATATTTTGTGGGCGGCGTCAATCATATTTTTTATCACGGCACCAACTATTCCCCGCAAAATGAGCCGTGGCCGGGCTGGCTTTTTTATGCCGCTGTACATTTCACGCCGGCCAATCCTTTCTGGAAAGACTTCGGCGCACTGAATAGTTACGTAGCCCGCTGCCAGTCATTCCTGCAACAAAGCAAAAGCGATAACGACATACTGCTGTACTTCCCGTTCCACGACAGGAACAGCCAGCCGGGAAGGGCCATGCTGCATCATTTCGATGGAATGGAAGGCTTTGACGGAACGTATTTCAAGCAGGCAGGTGAAGAGCTGCTGGAAGAAGGATATACCTTCGATCTGATCTCCGATCTGCAGCTGCAGAAAACAGTTGCGGAAAAAGGGAAGGTACGTACATCCGGAGGCGCCACTTACCAGGCCGTTTTACTGGCCGATGTGAAATATCTCCCCCTGGAAACCCTTGAAAAGCTGCGTGACCTGGCCCAATCGGGCGTGACGATACTGATGTTCGAAAACATGCCGCAGGATGTACCGGGCTTTTACAGGCTGGAAGAACGCCGTGCGGCATTCAGAAAAGCCATGAAAGAACTGGCGGCCTGTAAAACGGTGCATCTGAACAATCACCTTTCTGAACTGATGCACGCCGGAAAGATCAGGCAGGAACATATTCCCGGGCTGATGTTCACCCGCAAAGCTTATGATAAAGGACATTATTATTTTCTCAGCAATCCCGGTCAAAGCCGGTTCCGCGACTATGTCACCCTGTCTTCCAAAGCCCGTGCAGCCCTTGTTTTTGACCCCATGCTGGAAAGCGCCGGTGTTGCCATCACCCAAAATGCACCCAACGGTACTTTGCAGGTGTATGTAGACCTGGAGCCGGGTGAAAGCTGCATCCTGCAAACCTCCGCCACGCCACTGAAAGGAGCGCTTTTTCCGTACACAACGCCCGCCGGTCCCGCTACGGTGCTTGATAGTGAATGGGAAGTGAAGTTCGTGGAAGGCGGTCCTTCATTACCGTCATCCACAAAGGTGAAGCAGTTGAGCTCATGGACGAAATGGCCGCTGGAAGGAACGGCGCAGTTCTCGGGAACGGCAATATATACGACGACTTTCAATAAACCCGCGACAACGGCAGATGCTTACGAACTCGATCTTGGTCAGGTGAACGAAAGCGCTTCCATTATCCTTAATGGTAAAAAAATGGCTACGCTGATCGGGCCCGTATTCAAGCTGAACATTCCCTCCACGGAACTGAAAGCAGTAAATACTTTGCAGGTGACGGTCACCAATAGTATGGCTAACCGGATCGCGGATATGGATAAAAAGGGATTGCCCTGGAAGAAATTCTATAACACCAATATGCCCGCCCGGCTGGCGGAGAACCGCGGTGCTGACGGCCTCTTTACGGCGGCAGGATGGCAGCCCCGGACCTCGGGACTGACAGGGCCGGTGACGCTTACGCCGGTGAAAGCGCTCAGCGCAGGCGCAATGAGAACGAGGCGCTAG
- a CDS encoding SusC/RagA family TonB-linked outer membrane protein, translating to MKILLVSVFVLTAGMVAAQTTTVSEDTTLGKSASGKGVTVSGKVTDAATRKAAVNVRVGVENFSAAITDADGNFVLNVPSYHATVFISGEGYDTRLVALQGRKTLEVSLLDASHESFAEPVTMPFGMQSKRNIAASVGQYHVNGWQQSTAMPDAILQGRVAGLNAIRRSGVQGAGANLFLRGYNSLYGTNKPLIVVDNMIFDANDYGQSIIANNYTNPLSLIDVRDIDNITVLRDAASIYGAKGANGAIIITTSRAQDQATKIDFGAYAGFNAAPKRLPVMNAADYRTYLSDMLASKGLSSTEIAALPYMNDDPSAPAYHSYHYDTDWQGRVMDNSMSNNYYLKVTGGDNIATYGLSMGYMKNEGIMRGTDLSRYSTRFNAVFNFTRKFTGFANLSFTYNEQNLKDQGIADKTAPLYLSLVKSPFMHDREVNSEGVESPNLAGVDSLGISNPTAVIDKMQAYNKYYRFYGTFGFKYDISEHWNAATTIGIVYDKVRENIFVPGAGLAKDTLPQAIAENRLGTQVKRLYSIYNDTRLEFAKTYNNRHNIAVRAGLRYQKNDAEQDYALGFNSATDELVSVQNGLAALRMTGGGIGKWNWLNTYLNTEYGLMDKYFLSFNMAVDGSSRFGKQAEDGIKINGSKFPVMPSLAAAWLISGEDFMAGSGMDLLKLRASYSITANDDIGNYTSRQTYGSQNLLGMQGLVRNGIANPALQWETSRKLNGGLDLAFLNERISIGLDVYSSNTANMLVYEELPAASGFKTMLTNEGSMQNTGWEATVNARIVNAPKVKWDFGFNISSYKNKILSIPGGRFTTEYAGATILTTNGQPANQFYGYATNGVYASDAEAAADGLVKKNTDGSFSAFKGGDVRFLDINEDGEINADDRRVIGNPNPDWIGGITNRLIWNRFELNALITFSQGNDVYNYQRYRLESASGVENQLESVNNRWRADGQLTNTPKAVWGDPMGNSRFSDRWIEDGAYLRLRTISLQYYIPIKNAVLKNATIYATGYNLITLTKYKGYDPEFSAAGSVFAQGIDTGLDPLFKNLALGVRIGL from the coding sequence ATGAAAATTTTACTTGTTTCTGTGTTTGTTTTAACAGCCGGAATGGTAGCGGCACAAACTACGACCGTTAGTGAAGACACGACGCTGGGAAAGAGTGCATCCGGGAAGGGAGTTACTGTTTCAGGGAAGGTAACAGATGCCGCTACCAGGAAAGCTGCTGTGAACGTAAGGGTAGGCGTGGAGAATTTCTCTGCCGCCATCACGGACGCAGACGGGAACTTTGTGCTTAATGTCCCTTCCTATCACGCCACTGTCTTCATCAGCGGAGAAGGCTATGACACAAGGCTGGTGGCGCTGCAGGGCAGGAAAACCCTCGAAGTGTCCCTGCTGGATGCTTCTCATGAGTCTTTTGCTGAACCGGTGACCATGCCGTTCGGCATGCAAAGCAAAAGGAACATTGCGGCTTCCGTGGGGCAATACCATGTGAACGGCTGGCAACAAAGCACAGCAATGCCGGATGCTATTTTGCAGGGCAGGGTAGCGGGACTGAACGCCATTCGCCGTTCCGGTGTGCAGGGCGCCGGTGCAAATCTTTTCCTGCGCGGCTACAATTCCCTGTATGGTACCAACAAACCGCTGATCGTTGTGGACAATATGATCTTTGATGCGAACGACTATGGCCAGAGCATCATTGCCAACAATTACACCAATCCGCTTTCCCTCATAGATGTCAGGGATATCGACAATATCACCGTGCTGCGCGATGCCGCCTCCATTTACGGCGCAAAAGGCGCGAACGGGGCAATCATCATCACTACCTCCCGCGCACAGGACCAGGCGACGAAGATTGACTTCGGTGCATATGCCGGTTTTAACGCCGCACCCAAAAGGCTGCCGGTGATGAATGCCGCGGATTACCGCACCTACCTGAGCGATATGCTGGCCAGCAAAGGCCTCAGCAGCACAGAGATCGCGGCTTTGCCGTACATGAATGACGATCCCTCCGCCCCGGCTTATCACAGCTACCATTATGATACCGACTGGCAAGGCAGGGTGATGGATAACAGCATGAGCAATAACTACTACCTGAAAGTAACAGGAGGGGATAATATCGCTACTTACGGACTGAGTATGGGATATATGAAAAACGAAGGCATCATGCGCGGAACAGACCTCAGCCGTTACAGCACCCGCTTTAACGCCGTGTTCAATTTCACCCGCAAATTCACCGGCTTCGCCAACCTCTCCTTCACCTACAACGAACAGAACCTGAAAGACCAGGGCATTGCGGACAAAACCGCTCCCCTGTACCTCTCGCTTGTAAAATCTCCGTTCATGCATGACCGTGAGGTGAATAGCGAAGGTGTGGAAAGTCCTAACCTGGCCGGAGTGGATTCCCTTGGTATCAGCAATCCCACCGCAGTGATCGATAAAATGCAGGCCTACAACAAATACTACCGCTTTTACGGCACCTTCGGTTTCAAATATGATATTTCCGAACACTGGAATGCCGCCACCACTATCGGTATCGTGTACGACAAGGTGCGGGAGAACATATTCGTGCCCGGCGCGGGTCTCGCAAAAGACACATTACCGCAGGCCATCGCAGAGAACCGCCTCGGTACCCAGGTGAAAAGACTGTATTCCATTTATAACGATACCCGGCTGGAATTTGCAAAGACCTATAACAACCGTCATAACATCGCCGTTCGTGCCGGGTTGCGTTACCAGAAGAACGATGCGGAACAGGACTATGCGCTCGGCTTCAACTCCGCCACCGATGAGCTGGTCAGCGTACAGAACGGTCTCGCTGCCTTGCGGATGACAGGCGGCGGCATTGGCAAGTGGAACTGGCTGAACACCTATCTGAATACCGAATACGGTCTCATGGACAAATATTTCCTGTCCTTCAACATGGCGGTAGATGGCTCCTCGCGCTTCGGGAAACAGGCGGAAGATGGTATTAAGATCAACGGGAGCAAATTTCCTGTCATGCCCTCACTTGCGGCCGCATGGCTGATCTCGGGAGAGGACTTCATGGCCGGTTCGGGTATGGACCTGCTGAAGCTCCGCGCTTCTTACAGCATCACGGCTAATGATGATATCGGCAATTACACCAGCAGGCAGACCTACGGCTCGCAGAATCTGCTGGGTATGCAGGGACTGGTCCGCAACGGCATCGCCAACCCCGCCCTGCAATGGGAAACCAGCCGGAAACTCAATGGCGGGTTGGACCTGGCTTTCCTGAATGAACGCATCAGCATCGGGCTGGACGTATATTCCTCAAATACAGCAAATATGCTGGTGTATGAGGAGCTGCCCGCTGCCTCGGGTTTCAAAACCATGCTGACCAACGAAGGCAGCATGCAGAATACCGGGTGGGAAGCTACCGTTAACGCGCGCATCGTGAATGCGCCGAAAGTGAAATGGGATTTCGGGTTCAATATCAGCAGCTATAAGAACAAGATACTGTCCATTCCCGGTGGCCGGTTTACTACGGAGTATGCCGGCGCCACAATTCTCACCACCAACGGTCAGCCTGCCAATCAGTTTTACGGGTATGCCACCAACGGCGTTTATGCTTCCGATGCGGAAGCTGCTGCGGATGGCCTCGTAAAGAAGAATACAGACGGATCATTCAGCGCTTTCAAGGGCGGGGATGTACGTTTTCTGGATATCAATGAGGATGGAGAGATCAATGCCGACGACCGCAGGGTGATCGGCAACCCGAATCCGGACTGGATAGGCGGGATCACCAACCGCCTTATCTGGAACCGCTTTGAGTTGAATGCGCTGATCACCTTCAGCCAGGGCAATGATGTGTACAATTACCAGCGCTACCGCCTGGAATCCGCAAGCGGGGTGGAAAACCAGCTGGAAAGCGTGAATAACCGGTGGCGTGCGGACGGACAGCTGACCAATACGCCGAAAGCAGTCTGGGGCGACCCCATGGGCAACAGCCGTTTCAGCGACCGCTGGATAGAGGATGGCGCTTATCTGCGCCTGCGCACCATCTCTCTGCAGTATTACATCCCCATCAAAAATGCAGTGCTGAAGAACGCCACCATTTACGCTACCGGTTATAACCTGATCACCCTTACGAAATACAAAGGCTATGATCCGGAGTTCAGTGCGGCAGGCAGCGTATTTGCGCAAGGCATCGATACCGGTCTTGATCCGCTGTTCAAAAACCTGGCATTGGGCGTGAGAATAGGCCTGTAA
- a CDS encoding RagB/SusD family nutrient uptake outer membrane protein: MKKLCILLAAVALTGSSCKKMFDVKPEDELDVSDMYRNVYDADAAVIGIYGQFMGLAERYVLLNELRGDMLEYTDNADEYLRQLSTHNVTPDNPWASPRPFYEVILNCNDVLKHFTIMHQENKLQDAEYMQRYADVASLRSFLYLQLGIHYGEVPYVTSPLETVDDLRDEKNFPRLPFNVLLDSLISFTEALAFKEEYPAGTTLNITVDGYPTNKWFINKRCLLGDLHLWKGNYTQAASWYREVMETGTTGTVNGSYFSMYKVGWDSNGDIDHYISYSRAGDASSLVWNTQWRIMFEQAMNTEGFRREWVWAMPFDHKFGPVNPFVKLFSPVGGEYLVKPSQSAIDNWNSQEQRPRTSAPLIPGQPYDARGLLTWTELGGQPVVMKYLYNYINYATGMPANILQRDGKWFLFRQTHLHMRFAEAANRTGRHRLAWGLFNSGFAGAFPAPTSNVTDYQNTLYEPYPFNFDARNSGSTGIPYYRSDWYRNIGIRARANLVNYEVSAADSLLQIENGLINETALENGYEGTRWPDLLRIALRRDDPAFLADKIYDKLLKDGIPGAADARAKLMSRSNWYLPFDL; this comes from the coding sequence ATGAAGAAGCTATGCATACTATTGGCGGCCGTGGCATTGACAGGATCTTCGTGCAAAAAGATGTTCGACGTAAAACCGGAGGATGAACTGGACGTTAGCGACATGTACCGCAACGTGTATGATGCCGATGCCGCAGTGATCGGCATATATGGCCAGTTCATGGGCCTTGCCGAACGTTATGTGCTGTTGAACGAGCTGCGGGGCGACATGCTGGAGTACACGGACAATGCGGATGAATACCTGCGCCAGCTGAGCACGCACAACGTAACGCCGGACAATCCCTGGGCCAGCCCGCGCCCATTCTATGAAGTGATCCTCAACTGCAATGATGTGCTGAAGCATTTTACCATCATGCACCAGGAAAATAAGCTGCAGGATGCGGAATATATGCAGCGCTATGCCGATGTCGCCAGTCTGCGTTCTTTCCTCTACCTGCAACTGGGCATCCACTACGGAGAAGTGCCTTATGTCACCTCCCCGCTGGAAACGGTAGACGATCTCAGGGACGAAAAGAATTTTCCGCGCCTGCCTTTCAATGTGCTGCTGGACAGTTTGATCAGTTTTACCGAAGCGCTCGCATTCAAAGAGGAATACCCTGCCGGCACTACGCTGAATATTACCGTAGACGGCTATCCCACCAACAAATGGTTCATCAATAAACGCTGTTTGCTCGGCGATCTGCACCTCTGGAAAGGAAATTACACACAGGCGGCTTCCTGGTACCGGGAGGTGATGGAAACCGGCACCACCGGTACGGTCAATGGCTCCTATTTTTCCATGTACAAAGTGGGATGGGACAGTAACGGGGATATCGACCATTACATCAGCTATTCCCGCGCCGGCGACGCCAGTTCCCTCGTATGGAACACGCAATGGCGGATCATGTTCGAGCAGGCCATGAATACGGAAGGCTTCCGCAGGGAATGGGTATGGGCCATGCCATTTGACCACAAGTTCGGTCCCGTTAACCCCTTCGTGAAATTGTTCTCACCCGTAGGCGGCGAGTACCTGGTAAAACCTTCGCAATCGGCTATCGATAACTGGAACAGCCAGGAGCAACGCCCCCGCACCAGCGCGCCCCTGATACCCGGCCAGCCTTATGATGCGCGCGGCTTGCTCACCTGGACGGAGCTGGGCGGCCAGCCCGTAGTAATGAAGTATCTTTATAATTATATCAACTACGCCACCGGTATGCCTGCGAATATCCTGCAGCGTGACGGCAAGTGGTTCCTCTTCCGGCAAACACATCTCCACATGCGTTTTGCCGAAGCTGCCAACCGCACCGGGCGTCACCGTCTGGCATGGGGACTGTTCAACTCCGGTTTCGCCGGCGCCTTCCCCGCGCCCACCAGTAATGTAACAGATTATCAAAATACCCTGTATGAGCCGTATCCCTTCAATTTCGACGCCCGTAACAGCGGCAGTACCGGCATACCGTATTATCGTTCCGACTGGTACCGGAATATCGGCATCAGGGCAAGGGCTAACCTGGTGAATTATGAAGTGAGCGCTGCAGACAGTCTGTTGCAGATAGAAAATGGGCTGATCAATGAGACCGCGCTGGAAAATGGGTACGAAGGCACCCGCTGGCCGGACCTGCTGCGTATTGCCCTGCGGCGGGACGATCCGGCTTTTCTGGCGGACAAGATCTATGACAAGCTGCTGAAGGATGGCATACCGGGCGCCGCAGATGCCAGAGCGAAACTGATGAGCAGGAGCAACTGGTATCTGCCGTTCGATCTCTGA
- a CDS encoding fasciclin domain-containing protein: MTRIFLIITLAMMCGCKKWDDHNAVTSEDLKHNLFALISQDASLSRFAELLEQSDYDEVIASSKTFTVFAPDNDALAALDPAIVNDPEKLKLFVGNHIASQSWFTVAADTMLNIEMLNGKYHRMLGKAVADAVITTADRYAKNGVVQVIDRMLPALDNTWEAIENNTALPAKQRAYMLSLFRNVFDVTNAEQIGVNPTTGEPIYKPGTDSIRTNLFWRNVHDLRDESKRFTLFMLEDAAWDTEVTKFSPYFVTGTADSTTDLSAWEVVKDFATDSAYTLQTLPDVITSPSGVPVPVEKTQIKQTIQTSNGVIYIMGRIDITPEQKLRPFHIEAEEYRLQSVDKRSVTYFRDRFNSLTQLGFRDVLVFNHAVARFNLNYQLRNVYSMKYKVYWVAVNDFQANNFTQKLGIGDPLSTLLDYVTVTPEHYEEVLVGEFTLDAFHPVLDLYLTAANTTNAANSALVCDYIRLEPSFN, translated from the coding sequence ATGACACGTATATTTTTGATTATAACGCTGGCGATGATGTGCGGATGTAAAAAGTGGGACGACCATAATGCCGTCACCAGCGAAGACCTGAAGCATAACCTGTTCGCCTTGATCAGCCAGGATGCCTCATTAAGCCGGTTCGCTGAACTGCTGGAACAATCGGATTACGACGAAGTGATCGCTTCCTCCAAAACATTCACGGTATTCGCTCCGGATAACGATGCACTCGCTGCGCTGGACCCGGCGATCGTTAACGACCCCGAAAAGCTGAAGCTGTTTGTCGGCAATCACATCGCCAGCCAGTCCTGGTTCACAGTCGCTGCAGACACCATGCTGAATATTGAAATGCTGAACGGGAAGTATCACCGGATGCTCGGCAAAGCGGTAGCCGATGCTGTTATCACCACGGCAGACCGTTATGCAAAGAACGGTGTAGTGCAGGTGATAGACAGGATGCTGCCGGCACTGGACAATACCTGGGAAGCCATTGAGAACAATACAGCGTTGCCTGCAAAGCAAAGGGCATACATGCTGTCGCTGTTCCGGAATGTATTTGATGTGACCAATGCTGAGCAGATAGGTGTGAATCCCACCACCGGGGAACCCATTTACAAACCCGGCACAGACTCCATCCGCACGAACCTCTTCTGGCGGAATGTGCACGACCTCCGCGATGAATCAAAGCGCTTTACGCTCTTCATGCTGGAAGATGCCGCATGGGATACGGAGGTCACCAAGTTCAGCCCCTACTTTGTCACCGGTACTGCGGACAGTACAACCGATCTCTCCGCCTGGGAAGTGGTGAAAGACTTTGCAACAGACAGCGCCTACACCCTGCAAACCCTGCCGGATGTGATCACTTCCCCGTCCGGCGTACCCGTACCGGTGGAAAAAACGCAGATCAAACAAACCATACAAACCAGCAATGGCGTGATCTACATTATGGGCAGGATAGATATAACGCCGGAACAGAAGCTTCGCCCCTTTCATATCGAAGCGGAAGAATACCGTTTGCAAAGTGTGGACAAGCGCAGCGTCACCTATTTCAGGGACCGGTTCAATTCACTGACACAGCTTGGCTTCAGGGATGTGCTGGTATTCAATCATGCGGTGGCGCGGTTTAACCTGAACTATCAGCTGCGCAATGTGTACAGCATGAAATATAAAGTGTACTGGGTAGCTGTGAATGATTTCCAGGCCAACAATTTTACGCAGAAACTGGGCATCGGGGACCCCTTATCCACTTTGCTGGACTATGTAACGGTAACGCCTGAGCATTATGAAGAGGTACTCGTCGGGGAGTTCACCCTGGATGCTTTCCATCCCGTGCTGGACCTTTATTTAACCGCCGCGAATACTACCAATGCGGCCAACAGCGCATTGGTATGCGATTACATCAGGCTGGAACCCTCATTCAATTAG
- a CDS encoding fasciclin domain-containing protein gives MTRKDLIYPVTLALLLTSALITACKKNEIKMTTTEDVNIVGYLDKYPDSFSMFRQILDLTETSAFLNAYGAYTCFAPTNSGVQAWMAKNNIASLEAADVDLLKNMVQFHVLTDTITTAAFKDGKLPVPTMFGQYLVTGVNFEGGVSSYIVNRQAEITQSNIRVGNGMIHQLNGVLVPSSLTIAKQLEARPEYSIFVQALKTTGFYEVLNTVDADTSKRWMTVVAESNSALADSGFSSYADLEARYSTLGDPSNVNDSLHMYIAYHIMSGVKFLGDIISSPSHETFQPQEVISIQLVNQNVIVNENEFNGIIEKGVVLNRVSSDNAATNGVWHNAEAHYSVKYRPPTAVYWNVSSFEEVMKLPAVYQKSSLTWRRQTEADKLFKDIDWGWGSNAGTNIFTYSYSTTSSITRYAVNNDCNQLPMGLPARPVWWEMTTPPIVKGRYKIWMCYARSKQSSSSNMLCQVTVNGELMPRTFNFTDLRPKGSDAELEAIGWKQYTEPRPYPSDSNYAAKLVGIYEFKTTQRQKIRIIPISGTQNNNFLDMIHIIPVDEDQILPRFSIDGSKVYN, from the coding sequence ATGACCAGGAAAGATCTTATATATCCCGTTACGCTGGCCCTTTTGCTGACCAGTGCCCTTATTACGGCGTGTAAGAAGAATGAAATAAAGATGACGACTACGGAGGATGTGAATATCGTGGGTTACCTGGACAAATACCCCGATTCATTTTCCATGTTCCGGCAGATACTTGACCTCACGGAGACCAGCGCATTCCTCAACGCGTATGGTGCCTACACCTGCTTTGCACCCACCAACAGCGGCGTGCAGGCGTGGATGGCGAAAAATAATATCGCATCACTGGAAGCCGCGGATGTTGATCTGCTGAAAAACATGGTACAGTTCCATGTGCTTACAGATACCATCACCACTGCGGCATTCAAGGACGGGAAGCTGCCTGTGCCCACCATGTTCGGACAATACCTGGTGACCGGCGTGAATTTCGAAGGCGGTGTTTCCAGTTATATCGTCAACCGCCAGGCAGAGATCACACAATCCAATATCAGGGTAGGTAACGGCATGATCCATCAGCTGAATGGTGTACTGGTACCTTCCTCTCTCACCATCGCCAAACAACTGGAAGCAAGACCGGAATATTCCATCTTCGTGCAGGCGCTGAAAACGACCGGATTTTATGAAGTGCTGAATACCGTGGATGCGGATACCAGCAAGCGCTGGATGACAGTGGTGGCCGAAAGCAACAGCGCTTTGGCAGACAGCGGGTTCAGCTCGTATGCCGACCTGGAAGCCCGGTACTCTACCCTTGGCGACCCTTCCAACGTAAATGACAGCCTGCACATGTATATCGCCTATCACATCATGAGTGGCGTGAAGTTCCTCGGAGATATTATTTCCTCGCCATCCCACGAAACCTTCCAGCCGCAGGAAGTGATCAGCATACAACTGGTTAACCAGAACGTGATCGTGAATGAGAATGAGTTCAACGGCATCATAGAAAAAGGCGTAGTGCTGAATCGTGTATCCAGCGACAATGCGGCCACCAATGGCGTCTGGCATAATGCGGAGGCCCATTACAGCGTGAAATACCGCCCGCCGACAGCGGTGTACTGGAATGTGTCCTCCTTTGAAGAAGTGATGAAGCTTCCGGCAGTCTATCAGAAATCCAGCCTCACCTGGAGACGCCAGACAGAAGCCGACAAGCTGTTCAAGGATATTGACTGGGGATGGGGTTCCAATGCCGGCACCAATATTTTCACCTACAGCTACAGCACCACATCCAGTATCACCCGTTATGCAGTGAATAACGATTGTAACCAGCTGCCCATGGGCCTTCCCGCCCGTCCGGTATGGTGGGAAATGACCACTCCCCCCATTGTAAAAGGGAGATACAAGATATGGATGTGTTATGCCCGCAGCAAGCAATCCAGCAGCTCCAACATGCTCTGCCAGGTGACCGTGAACGGAGAGCTGATGCCGCGGACGTTCAATTTCACCGACCTGCGTCCCAAAGGCAGCGATGCAGAACTGGAAGCGATCGGATGGAAGCAGTACACCGAACCCAGGCCATACCCTTCGGATTCCAACTATGCAGCCAAACTGGTAGGGATATATGAATTCAAGACCACACAAAGGCAGAAGATCCGCATCATTCCGATCAGCGGTACGCAGAACAACAACTTCCTGGACATGATCCATATCATCCCTGTGGATGAAGATCAGATACTCCCGAGGTTCAGCATAGACGGATCAAAAGTTTATAACTAA